tttcttttattttctccaTATGACCTCGtcgaatcaaaatttaatttcaagaaTCACCGAACTCTTCTTCAAATCTTAATTAGATCTACATGTATAATAACGTACAAGCAATGTatgatattaaaaatttaataactATGTCGAATATTATTATGGAAATCATAGCAAAGTACAGGGATGTAGAATAactgaaataaaataaactaagaaaactAAAACATctcaataatataaatttaaacttTCAAAGGTTTTAATCAATATTTCTATAAATGATAGCTTAAGACGATTCATCTATGATTTGAATTTTGTTTCAACCTTCACATCCCACTTATGTAGACGAAGCTCCATTTTCCAGATCATTCAGACGATTCTGCATATTAAAAATGAAGGTTTCCATCCAAGCTTCAAACTGTGTCACTTCATATGCATTTAGCTGCTCAATCGACTCCCACCAACCTTTCTGCCTTGCTTCAATCACTTCgtcatataattttttctttgcaATTTCAGCATCTTCTATGGTATCAAGTTGTTCAAGTTTGCTTTTGAGTTCGTTCACTTTATCTCGATTATGAGCCGCGACTAGAAGATTACTTTCATTTAATTCTGTATTGGAATTCTGAAAACGAGAAACAACTGCATCAACATTTGGGTGAAAAAATGAGAAAGGATTACCAGTAGGGGAAAAAAATATCATTCCAATGTCAACATCACATTCAAAAACGAGTTTGCTAGCCTTTTTGTATAAACCCGAACGACGCTTTGAAAAGCTAGCGATTAGGCCGTCttgcttttctatttttttcataGGTATCTTTTGGCGCCCTCTACTCTTCTTATTCTCCATGGCTAAATTTATTTGCAAAATGGTTAAAAGATTATTGATAAAATGTTTTATGAGAAATGATGCTTAAAAAAAGGGAGGTGTCGCAGCTATTTATATACATCAAGAATTTCATTGCATTAAATATCTTTCCAAATATTATATTGGAAAGTGATCTATTCATCACAGTGAAAATAGGAAACAGAATCAATTTTATGCTTAATATATGTTTTGCATACCAATCACATCAATGAAATCTAGACTTTTAAGTCaattcaataaataaaataaaatctagacttttaaattaaatcagtaaataaaattaattttaattttttaagttaaatcAGTAAATAGAATGAAATCTAGACTTTTAAGgaaaaacaataatttttttactatACTCATGAAATTTATCAAGTTAGgacaagaaaatatgaatataatgTAACGATTCAAACCGTCGTTAATTAGAAAATGACTACTCGTAGAAAAACTGAGCCAATTGGACCCTATCATACGCCAGAGGGAGAAAAATTCTGCCACGGCGGCACCGCTCCCACAGAATTCTAGGCGCTAGAGTGGGATGCTCGGGACTGAACTTAAAAATGCGGATTCTATTTTTCCCTCTTTCCCTAAGTGCCAAAAGGAGGCGAGGATTACCCCAGAAACTCTCAGAAGGCTGCTCTAGGCTTGGGAAGGAGGGAGAAGGAGATTTCAGCACATGTAATATCTCAATCGGCGAAATTCATGCCTAATTTTACTATCCCATTGTCTGGAAGCTAGGGTTGAATCCACAATATTTATCCAAAGCTGCTTGGCatccaggtaggctaggtttcttATCTGAGTAGCTTAAATCTATATCCATTGTTTAGTATAAGGGAAATTAACGAGAAGTTTCGTGGTTAGGCCCGTGGACACGGAGTGTGGGCAGAAAAATGTGTATCTTTAACAGTTTAATTTGATGTGACTTAAGTAAAGAAGATCTTCTGATGAATTAAatgtaggtgatggtttttgtCTTCCTGTATTGTGCCATGTGTGCTTTTAACTACTTCATTGGTATGCATATTGGTATGGAGATGGGAAAGCATGAAATGAACCATATGACATGACCGTTAATGTTAGTTTTTATGCAATGAATCTGTTTTGGGTATTTGTAATTGTTCATGACTACTCATTATAATTGTTATCATGAATTAATTGTGCTTGTtgggatcggatgtcacgttccgacatattACTGGATCAAATGTCACTTTTCGACACATagttgaatcgggtgtcacatttcgatacGTCATTGGTCTGAGTgtaggttccatgagagaaaCATTCTTGAATGTGTATTGAAATTGAGACTGTTAAtctgtgtatatgtatatgtattgttTATGAGATGATAAGTGGTAAGATAtcctatatatgtgtgtttacTGTGTTGTAGTTACTTGTTCTTATCTCACTTATTGTGAATAATCCTACTGGTTTGGTGATTGATTCGAGTTTAGGACTGGGAGTAAGTATAGTACTATCTGGCGGTACGACTTTGTAACCTTGTGTGACCATATTGTAGTGTCTGTGATATTCTATGGAGTTCGGACATAAGAATAGAGGTTGGGTTGTTAGGTTGGGATTCAGTTGCTTATTGTTCAACCAGGTGGTAGCAGTTGTTGTATTTGACAAGTGAGGGTCAGAACTAGCTCAAAGGTGTGAATGTGGGGTAACTAGGTTCTGTATGGTGAGGAAGTAGCTGATCTAGAATGGTTGGTAAAGCCTTGTTAACTAGTGGGAATAGGTTAAGGACAATGTGATGTCATATAGCCTTTTGAGTGTGTAAGGCTAGTATGATAGACTTGGTGGTAGTGTGGTTTCGAATGACTTCGCTATTTTATAGAAAGGCTAACCTGAATTCGTAAATCGGAGTTGACAACGGACCAATAAGAAAAAGGTAAGTGTAAAACTAGAAGAATATTGTGAGATAAGGTAGTTGTGAGTTAATAGTTGTCAGCGGTGTATTTCCTTATTGATTATCTTTCTTCTTGTTGTTTTCTATATATTATGCGGTGTGTATCAGGTTGGCCAATTATGCCTATCAATATgtattgtttgtactgatactactcttgctatgccacttgacatagtctggttgcaatGTTAGTGatatttcttaggtgaagacgaagatgattctccaacagcttctaccTTCTTTCCTTATGGTTGGAGCTATGtcgttattttatttatactctatATCTGTAGAAGCTCTTGTGCCTATTTAGAGTAGATCCCTGGGGTGTAAATTATTTTATAGTTTAGATCTTGATGTTGTTTAACTCAGTAATTCTTAATTCATTGTTTTTAACTTGAGAATTCTCGTATTTCCTAAAATTTCAGCATCTTTGATTTGTTGGGTATTGAGGATTTTCCTACTTAGGTATTAGAGTGGGTACCCGCACAACCCGATGGATTAGATCGTGACAAATAATTTGAAGAAATACCAAATACATactaaaattcttcaaattttatgGATAAGaaccaaaatcaaaattttcatatttaactagtaatagaaaaatatatttttgtgtttattGAAATTTAATATGACTAGGTAGACAATAGTAAGCCTTATTGAACTTAGAATGATACAAATTTCATACCAAATCATTCATATGCATTAACATCAAACAAACATTATTTTAAATAGGATTTGAAATATTAACTTGAATAGATAAATGTTTTCATgttatacaacaacaaaataccTTCTTATTTATATTAACATTAACCAAAACTGAAGATGCTTCAGTTGGTCTATGCTTAACATGTTTGTTTGAAATAAATGTGAATGTAAATAGCAAACAACATTTTTCgtggaaattttaaaaagtgtaTTAACACAACGAAAATATAAGAATATAATTAGCTTGAATGGGTTAGTATATGTACTCAATATTCACTAATTTTAATTTACCATAACCAATTTTTTTGATGTCGATATATTGACGTTGAAAGGTTGTAGttcaataaca
This sequence is a window from Solanum dulcamara chromosome 10, daSolDulc1.2, whole genome shotgun sequence. Protein-coding genes within it:
- the LOC129870270 gene encoding agamous-like MADS-box protein AGL62, with the translated sequence MENKKSRGRQKIPMKKIEKQDGLIASFSKRRSGLYKKASKLVFECDVDIGMIFFSPTGNPFSFFHPNVDAVVSRFQNSNTELNESNLLVAAHNRDKVNELKSKLEQLDTIEDAEIAKKKLYDEVIEARQKGWWESIEQLNAYEVTQFEAWMETFIFNMQNRLNDLENGASST